In one Nicotiana sylvestris chromosome 8, ASM39365v2, whole genome shotgun sequence genomic region, the following are encoded:
- the LOC138875131 gene encoding uncharacterized protein encodes MVDFDVILGIDWLSPYHAILDCHAKTVTLAMPRFVMVRAEGYIDYIPSMVVSFLKDHQMVEKGCDAYLAFVRDVSVDAPIVESVPIVRDFLDVFLADLSELKELKKQLQELLDKGFIRPSVSSWGALVLFVKKKDSFMRMCIDYRQLNKVIVKHLYQLPRIDDLFDQLQVPECS; translated from the exons atggtagactttgatgtgatcttgggcatagattggttgtcaccctatcacgctattctggattgtcacgccaagactgtgacactggctatgccaagGTTTGTCATGGTTAGAGCGGAGGGGTACATTGACTATATTCCTAGCATGGTTGTGTCCTTTCTAAAGGATCAtcaaatggttgagaaggggtgtgatgcatatctagcctttgtgagagatgtcagtgttgatGCTCCTATTGTTGAGTCAGTTCCGATAGTGAGGGACTTCCTAGATGTATTTCTAGcagatctttcgg agttgaaggagttgaagaagcagttgcaagagttgcttgataagggtttcattcggcctagtgtttcATCGTGGGGTGCtctggttctatttgtgaagaagaaggacagTTTTATgcgcatgtgtattgattatcgacagttgaacaaggttattgTAAAGCACTTGTACCAACTACCAcgtattgatgacttatttgaccagcttcaggtgCCAGAGTGTTCTTAA